A stretch of the Lolium perenne isolate Kyuss_39 chromosome 3, Kyuss_2.0, whole genome shotgun sequence genome encodes the following:
- the LOC127338904 gene encoding B3 domain-containing protein Os03g0212300-like, protein MAGPGGRRGGRGRGPGRPRGRGRGRRGGAARAPRSPSPASSSSSHEERCFEFLLRIDDDPLGIKRLPDKFAEFVDGVEPAHLQLREASCNFCRWSVEVLFDGQGKMYLHTGWDKFARDLHLEPGCQLTFLYEGDGEMIVKVFDDTACRVHYPHTGESGSDTDS, encoded by the coding sequence atggccggtcccggtggccggcgaggcggtcgaggccgcggtcctgggcgcccccggggccggggaaggggccgccgcggtggagcagcaagggccccacggtcaccgtcacctgcatcctcctcgtcttcgcatgaggaacgctgcttcgagttcctcctccgcatcgacgacgacccactcggcatcaagaggctaccggacaagttcgccgagttcgtcgacggcgtcgagccggcgcacttgcagctacgggaggctagctgcaacttctgccgctggtccgtggaggtcctgttcgacgggcagggcaagatgtacctgcacacggggtgggacaagttcgcccgtgacctccacctcgagcccggctgccagctcaccttcctgtacgagggggacggcgagatgatcgtcaaggtgttcgacgacaccgcctgccgtgtgcactacccccacaccggcgaatccggctcggacaccgatagttag